One Cucumis sativus cultivar 9930 chromosome 1, Cucumber_9930_V3, whole genome shotgun sequence DNA segment encodes these proteins:
- the LOC101208727 gene encoding putative E3 ubiquitin-protein ligase LIN-2 isoform X3, translated as MASLQELLTREGFEGSNYPSTRKLSRPKGRSRTAPDDSVTLPIYICHDKKTIDSSKKKHDKPLVRNGSSVYSSKRVGSVSETLPCKSMEEPAIDEIAIRAVVSILSGYVGRYSKDENFREIVRKKCNPCLIRKGEMESGICSNLEMGMKSVDRLVEEGHGNERELRIKASRNSIGLLNMVITSLDSAKNSTKNGAHSHLSACAQLYLAIVNKIEKNERVSAKHLLQVFCDSPYFARTHLLPDLWEHFFLPHLLHLKVWYNQELEFVSNFECEHKDRKIKALNKVYNDHMDRGTVQFALYYIQWLKDGARAPPVPVVPSPSKSIHKASRRSSDSYFSQPSSNKNLYHAVFGPSLDQQLAELRRGNLVAAMARSSHEKEILFSDKHYENSASVQVCNSISIFNIESFGSWLEKSRCTVFIFLRSLLFLQDEHSNRRMSSVLDYRSHNTESWRETVKSDYFRFFTCQNITKEYLESSNVITKNSFVKVEGRNHLLSNDFSKAITAICSSDILSECEIAVRVVTKAWLDAHGDSNIEVALSQPPVVEGMLEVLLASDDDEILELVISVLAELAARSEIIQQMILNSDPQLQVFLKLLKSSSLFLKASILLYLSKPQAKQMISVEWLPLVLRVLEFGGQLQTLFSVQCKPHEAAFYLLDQLLKGFDEDRNLENSRHLIALGGLSLLLRRLERGEIEERKNSVSIISCCIQADGSCRNYLAENLNKASLLELVVHESNKNSDRGGLALLVDLLCLSRRTRITKLLDGLKEGWSGLGIMNILSVYLQRALPEEQPLVATTLLQLDFMLQSHCRKTPSTAAYSEKRPS; from the exons ATGGCGTCTCTACAAGAATTACTCACTCGAGAAGGATTTGAAGGCAGTAATTACCCCAGTACTCGAAAACTCTCAAGGCCCAAAGGAAGAAGCAGAACAGCTCCAGATGATTCTGTCACTTTGCCCATATACATATGCCACGACAAGAAAACCATCgattcttcaaagaaaaagcaCGATAAACCTCTTGTACGAAATGGGTCTTCCGTATATTCTTCGAAACGAGTCGGTTCGGTCTCCGAGACCTTGCCCTGTAAATCAATGGAGGAACCAGCCATTGATGAAATTGCTATACGAGCTGTGGTTTCCATTCTTAGTGGGTATGTGGGGAGGTACTCAAAGgatgaaaattttagagaaatagtgagaaaaaaatgtaatccGTGTTTGATACGAAAGGGGGAAATGGAGAGTGGGATTTGCAGTAACTTGGAGATGGGTATGAAAAGTGTTGACAGATTGGTTGAAGAAGGCCATGGAAATGAAAGGGAATTGAGAATAAAAGCTTCTAGAAATTCCATTGGTCTTCTTAATATGGTGATTACCTCTTTGGATTCTGCAAAAAATTCCACCAAAAATGGTGCTCATTCTCATCTTTCTGCATGTGCTCAGCTCTATTTAGCGATTGTTAACAAAATAGAGAAGAATGAGAGGGTTTCTGCTAAGCATCTTCTTCAAGTATTTTGTGATTCTCCATATTTTGCTCGAACCCATCTTCTGCCAGACCTTTGGGAGCATTTCTTTCTTCCCCATCTCCTCCATTTGAAGGTTTGGTACAATCAGGAGCTTGAATTTGTATCTAACTTTGAATGTGAACACAAGGATAGAAAAATCAAGGCCTTGAATAAGGTCTATAATGACCATATGGATAGGGGAACTGTTCAATTTGCTTTGTATTATATACAATGGCTCAAAGATGGAGCCAGAGCCCCTCCTGTTCCTGTCGTTCCTTCACCTTCAAAATCCATCCATAAGGCTTCGAGAAGATCGTCGGATTCGTACTTTTCGCAGCCGTCTTCGAATAAGAATCT ATATCATGCTGTTTTTGGTCCAAGTCTTGACCAGCAATTAGCTGAGTTGAGGAGGGGAAATTTGGTTGCAGCCATGGCAAGGAGTTCACATGAAAAGGAGATTTTATTTTCAGACAAGCACTATGAAAATAGTGCTTCTGTTCAAGTCTGTaactccatctccatcttcaatATAGAATCATTTGGCTCTTGGTTAGAAAAATCTAGATGCactgtttttattttcctccGTTCTTTATTGTTTCTGCAGGATGAACACAGCAACCGAAGAATGTCATCCGTCCTTGACTACCGAAGTCATAATACTGAATCATGGCGCGAAACCGTAAAATCTGACTATTTTCGATTCTTCACATGTCAGAATATTACAAAAGAATACTTGGAAAGCAGCAATGTGATTACCAAAAACAGCTTTGTTAAAGTGGAAGGAAGAAACCATCTTCTTTCCAACGATTTCAGCAAGGCCATAACCGCAATCTGCTCCTCAGATATATTGAGTGAGTGTGAGATAGCTGTTCGTGTAGTTACCAAAGCTTGGTTGGACGCCCACGGTGACAGTAACATTGAGGTTGCGTTATCGCAGCCACCAGTAGTCGAGGGAATGCTGGAGGTTTTATTAGCTTCCGACGATGATGAGATTTTAGAATTAGTGATTTCAGTTTTAGCAGAACTTGCTGCAAGGAGTGAGATTATTCAACAGATGATATTGAACTCTGATCCCCAGCTGCAAGTGTTTCTTAAACTCTTGAAAAGTAGCAGTCTATTCCTCAAAGCATCAATTTTACTTTACCTATCAAAGCCACAGGCAAAACAGATGATTTCGGTTGAATGGTTACCACTAGTCCTCAGAGTATTGGAGTTTGGAGGCCAGTTACAGACATTATTCTCGGTACAGTGCAAGCCACATGAAGCAGCATTTTACCTTCTAGACCAACTACTGAAAGGGTTTGATGAAGACAGAAACTTGGAGAATAGTAGACACTTGATTGCGCTTGGGGGATTAAGTCTGCTGCTGAGAAGGTTAGAGAGAGGTGAGattgaagaaaggaagaattctgtttcaataatttcatgcTGCATCCAAGCTGATGGAAGCTGTCGAAACTACTTGGCGGAGAATCTGAACAAGGCTTCACTTCTTGAACTTGTTGTCCATGAAAGCAACAAAAACTCTGATAGGGGTGGTTTGGCTTTACTTGTTGATCTACTCTGCCTTAGTCG AAGAACAAGAATCACTAAACTCTTGGATGGACTTAAAGAAGGATGGAGTGGCTTGGGCATCATGAACATTTTGTCTGTTTATCTTCAGCGAGCTCTTCCTGAGGAGCAGCCTTTAGTCGCAACAACGCTATTGCAGCTTGATTTCATG TTGCAGTCACATTGCAGGAAGACGCCCTCAACTGCAGCATATTCAGAGAAGAGGCCATCGTGA